One genomic region from Streptomyces sp. NBC_01232 encodes:
- a CDS encoding integrase: MSDSQKTVEPVVIPAVPARPEAYDPATRAALDHIDRQAVRAVADGRPESTRDAYTQDWTSWSKFCAASGVPVLAVTPGTLVMFVEWLWTQPGGRKGTCTAPSTIDRRISGTVVTARAEHGVRLEDGVARLARNRLKQLVKEMEEQGETRGRGQAPPLLVDHLVKISAACPDNLRGIRDRALVLMHFAVAGRRHELAFNRVRDYAETPGGIQADLRVSKVRPRVVPVPYGSRPSICPVRAWQTWKEAAGLTDPDGYAWRRLHNRWHTLLEGGLQPESIGDIVTRAGQRAGIDIRFTGHSPRRGLATSSRLKGHDQIVIAKQGGWAPHSKVLAGYLEVVDQWEDNALLGVL, encoded by the coding sequence ATGTCAGACAGTCAGAAGACGGTTGAACCGGTCGTCATCCCGGCGGTGCCGGCCCGGCCGGAGGCGTACGACCCCGCGACCCGGGCCGCGCTGGATCACATCGACCGCCAGGCCGTGCGCGCCGTGGCCGACGGCCGCCCGGAGTCCACCCGCGACGCCTACACCCAGGACTGGACGAGCTGGAGCAAGTTCTGTGCCGCCTCCGGCGTGCCGGTCCTCGCCGTCACCCCCGGCACCCTGGTGATGTTCGTCGAGTGGCTGTGGACCCAGCCCGGCGGACGCAAGGGGACCTGCACCGCTCCGTCCACCATCGACCGGCGGATCTCCGGCACCGTGGTGACCGCCCGCGCCGAGCACGGCGTGCGGCTGGAGGACGGCGTCGCCCGCCTCGCCCGCAACCGCCTCAAGCAGCTGGTGAAGGAGATGGAGGAACAGGGCGAGACCCGCGGCCGGGGCCAGGCGCCGCCGCTGCTCGTCGATCACCTGGTGAAGATCAGCGCCGCCTGCCCGGACAACCTCCGGGGCATCCGCGACCGCGCCCTGGTTCTCATGCACTTCGCCGTCGCCGGCCGCCGCCACGAACTCGCCTTCAACCGGGTCCGCGACTACGCCGAGACCCCCGGCGGCATCCAGGCGGACCTGCGCGTCTCCAAGGTCCGCCCCCGCGTCGTCCCGGTCCCCTACGGGAGCCGCCCCTCCATCTGCCCGGTCCGCGCCTGGCAGACGTGGAAGGAGGCCGCCGGCCTCACCGACCCGGACGGCTACGCCTGGCGCCGCCTGCACAACCGCTGGCACACCCTCCTGGAGGGCGGCCTCCAGCCCGAGTCCATCGGCGACATCGTCACCCGCGCCGGCCAGCGCGCCGGAATCGACATCCGCTTCACCGGCCACAGCCCCCGCCGCGGCCTCGCCACGTCCTCCCGCCTCAAGGGCCACGACCAGATCGTCATCGCCAAACAGGGCGGATGGGCCCCCCACTCCAAGGTCCTCGCCGGCTACCTCGAAGTCGTCGACCAGTGGGAGGACAACGCCCTGCTGGGGGTGCTGTAA
- a CDS encoding serine/threonine-protein kinase, which yields MRGELVELVGQRVIAGRYELERLLGRGGMGEVWAARDNVLERAVAVKLLQAHRGTAEDERRFFREARTAGGLSHPGIVTVHDLGRDGDGTLYLVMENVPGRDLGVVLQHGLPPVADALVWTAQAADALHAAHTARILHRDLKPANLMLTPAGTVKILDFGLARYASTLTTTSRTAGTVAYMPPERLMGRVSDTRGDLYALGCVLYELLTGRTPFGDLATAAVMYAHVNTPPAPASSYRPGLAPRLDALLAELLAKEPEERPASAADVRDRLSQPTAFKPPGPPPIGPPPTFRDWLASATTVTATGVLWPPVVRPAISTASRPSWTYTTDDVIWFGPKVVNGFVYISSGNKLCALDAATGIPRWTHTADGKVDSEPTVVDGTVYIGSQDQNVYALDAATGTTRWMYTTGHWVASPTVVDGTAYVGGWDRNVYALDAATGAPRWTHSTSNQFSSSPTVVDGTVYIKGGKKLYALDAATGAPRWTHSTSNQFSSSPTVVDGTVYICSWDKVDALDAANGTARWTYATGGVLSSPTVVDGTVYICSWDKVDALDAANGTARWTYPIGDKVFSSPTVVDGTVYIGSQDKKVYALDAATGTARWTYATGGWVFSSPTVVDGTVYIGSQDKKVYALDAATGTARWTYATEGRVNSSPTVVDGTVYIGSQDKKVYALDAATGWVSAS from the coding sequence TTGCGGGGGGAGTTGGTGGAGTTGGTGGGCCAGCGCGTGATCGCGGGCAGGTATGAGCTGGAGCGGTTGCTGGGCCGGGGCGGGATGGGGGAGGTATGGGCGGCCCGCGACAATGTGCTGGAGCGTGCGGTGGCGGTCAAACTGCTCCAGGCCCATCGAGGGACGGCCGAGGACGAGAGGCGGTTCTTCCGAGAGGCCCGCACGGCGGGGGGGCTGAGCCATCCGGGGATCGTGACCGTCCACGATCTCGGGCGGGACGGCGACGGCACGCTCTACCTGGTGATGGAGAACGTTCCCGGGCGAGATCTAGGCGTTGTGCTGCAACACGGCCTGCCGCCGGTCGCGGACGCCCTGGTGTGGACCGCACAGGCCGCCGACGCACTCCACGCCGCACACACCGCCCGGATCCTGCACCGTGACCTCAAGCCCGCCAACCTGATGCTCACCCCGGCGGGCACCGTGAAGATCCTCGACTTCGGACTCGCCCGCTACGCCTCCACCTTGACCACCACCAGCCGCACCGCCGGCACGGTCGCCTACATGCCGCCCGAGCGGCTCATGGGTAGGGTCAGCGATACCCGCGGGGACCTGTATGCGCTCGGCTGCGTGCTGTACGAGCTGCTGACCGGCCGCACGCCGTTCGGTGACCTTGCCACGGCCGCTGTGATGTACGCCCACGTGAACACCCCACCTGCACCTGCTTCTTCCTACCGACCCGGCCTGGCGCCCCGCCTCGACGCCTTGCTGGCTGAACTCCTTGCCAAAGAGCCGGAGGAACGGCCCGCCAGTGCCGCCGACGTCCGTGACCGCCTCAGCCAGCCAACCGCGTTCAAGCCCCCTGGACCCCCGCCGATTGGACCACCGCCGACTTTCCGGGACTGGCTTGCCAGCGCCACAACCGTCACCGCCACCGGCGTTCTCTGGCCGCCAGTGGTCCGACCCGCCATTTCGACGGCTTCCCGCCCTTCCTGGACGTACACCACCGACGACGTGATCTGGTTTGGACCGAAGGTCGTTAACGGCTTCGTCTACATCAGCAGCGGCAACAAGTTGTGCGCGTTGGACGCGGCCACCGGCATCCCACGCTGGACACACACCGCCGACGGCAAGGTGGACTCGGAGCCGACGGTCGTGGACGGCACCGTCTACATCGGCAGCCAGGACCAGAACGTGTACGCGCTCGATGCGGCGACTGGGACCACCCGCTGGATGTACACCACCGGCCACTGGGTCGCCTCGCCGACGGTCGTGGACGGCACCGCCTACGTCGGCGGCTGGGACAGGAACGTGTACGCGCTGGACGCGGCCACCGGCGCCCCCCGCTGGACACACAGCACGAGCAATCAGTTCTCCTCGTCGCCGACGGTCGTGGACGGCACCGTCTACATCAAGGGCGGCAAGAAGCTGTACGCGTTGGACGCGGCCACCGGCGCCCCCCGCTGGACACACAGCACGAGCAATCAGTTCTCCTCGTCGCCGACGGTCGTGGACGGCACCGTCTACATCTGCAGCTGGGACAAGGTGGACGCCCTTGATGCGGCCAACGGCACCGCCCGCTGGACGTACGCCACCGGCGGGGTCCTCTCGTCGCCGACGGTCGTGGACGGCACCGTCTACATCTGCAGCTGGGACAAGGTGGACGCCCTTGATGCGGCCAACGGCACCGCCCGCTGGACGTATCCCATCGGCGACAAGGTGTTTTCGTCACCGACGGTCGTGGACGGCACCGTCTACATCGGCAGCCAGGACAAGAAGGTGTACGCGCTCGATGCGGCGACTGGGACCGCCCGCTGGACGTACGCCACCGGGGGCTGGGTCTTCTCGTCGCCGACGGTCGTGGACGGCACCGTCTACATCGGCAGCCAGGACAAGAAGGTGTACGCGCTCGATGCGGCGACTGGGACCGCCCGCTGGACGTACGCCACCGAGGGCCGGGTCAATTCGTCGCCGACAGTCGTGGACGGCACCGTCTACATCGGCAGCCAGGACAAGAAGGTGTACGCGTTGGACGCGGCCACCGGTTGGGTCAGCGCATCGTGA
- a CDS encoding DUF4158 domain-containing protein yields the protein MPVDFLSDDQVSRFGRFAAAPSPGELEQFFRLDPQALTLARAKRAPANRLGWAVQWGCVRMLGVFPTEDLAVVPAAVVRFAAEQLDVEPGEFAGYGAWRQNRYEHAWEIRDAYGYREFPAAEDEVRAFLAARVWASLEGPRALFDRAVVWLVDNRVLHVHHALPLSVRHAAFPYRCLWRVVPAYVSGARPADRRPLHCRDSGRGPGIDEA from the coding sequence ATGCCAGTTGATTTCCTCTCTGATGATCAGGTCTCCCGCTTCGGCCGGTTCGCTGCCGCGCCCTCGCCAGGTGAGCTGGAGCAGTTCTTCCGCCTGGACCCACAGGCGCTCACACTGGCCCGCGCGAAGCGGGCCCCGGCGAACCGGCTGGGGTGGGCGGTGCAGTGGGGCTGTGTCCGGATGCTCGGGGTGTTCCCGACCGAGGACCTGGCCGTCGTGCCGGCCGCGGTGGTGCGGTTCGCGGCCGAGCAGCTCGACGTCGAGCCGGGCGAGTTCGCCGGGTACGGGGCCTGGCGGCAGAACCGGTACGAGCACGCGTGGGAGATCCGGGACGCTTATGGCTACCGCGAGTTCCCGGCCGCCGAGGACGAGGTCCGCGCGTTCCTGGCGGCGCGGGTGTGGGCGTCGTTGGAGGGGCCGCGGGCGTTGTTCGACCGGGCGGTGGTGTGGCTGGTGGACAACCGGGTGCTGCATGTTCACCATGCTCTGCCCCTGAGTGTCCGTCACGCCGCTTTTCCGTACCGCTGTTTGTGGCGTGTGGTTCCCGCATATGTGAGCGGTGCGCGTCCGGCGGACCGGAGACCGCTGCATTGCCGAGATAGCGGCCGTGGTCCGGGCATCGACGAGGCGTGA
- a CDS encoding tyrosine-type recombinase/integrase, with protein MGQDGLAPGSARLHLVDGLPLLRPDEQVFEAMLQGWRNQQLARNLSPGYISDQERTVRSFTRHTDVLPWQWKPQHVDEWSADLRSVHGCVRSTLRNYQGSVRQFCDFLTNPAYGWAEECLRLFGTHPVQVVHEWNAAVHADEAEGEPERRAFTKPELEAFFDHADDQVLRVRGKGRKGWLPAFRDAALFKTAYGYGLRRNETRMLDLTDFGRNPEGREFGEYGTLQVRYGKAKKGSPPKRRSVLTVWRWTPDTVDEWISEVRPGMRHATGPALWPSERGPRVGLQRLDSRFAAYRDALGLDPALEFHSLRRSYITHLIEAGFDPLFVQHQVGHDHASTTAIYTCVSSDFRTRTLRRVLDATVEAALRPERIS; from the coding sequence ATGGGTCAGGACGGCCTCGCACCGGGGTCTGCGCGCCTCCACCTGGTCGACGGCCTGCCGTTGCTACGGCCGGACGAGCAGGTCTTCGAGGCGATGCTCCAGGGCTGGCGAAACCAGCAGCTCGCGCGGAACCTGTCGCCCGGGTACATCTCCGACCAGGAGCGTACGGTCCGGTCCTTCACCCGGCATACCGATGTCCTGCCGTGGCAGTGGAAGCCGCAGCACGTCGACGAGTGGTCGGCGGACCTCCGCTCGGTCCACGGCTGCGTCCGGTCCACGCTCCGCAACTACCAGGGATCGGTGCGGCAGTTCTGCGATTTCCTGACCAACCCGGCCTACGGTTGGGCGGAGGAGTGCCTGCGCCTATTCGGCACCCACCCGGTCCAGGTGGTCCACGAGTGGAATGCGGCGGTGCACGCGGACGAGGCTGAGGGCGAGCCGGAACGCAGGGCCTTTACCAAGCCCGAGCTGGAGGCGTTCTTCGACCACGCCGACGACCAGGTCCTGCGGGTTCGCGGCAAGGGCCGCAAGGGCTGGCTGCCGGCCTTCCGCGACGCGGCCCTGTTCAAGACCGCCTACGGCTACGGGCTGCGGCGCAACGAGACCCGCATGCTCGACCTCACCGACTTCGGCCGCAACCCCGAAGGGCGGGAGTTCGGCGAGTACGGCACCCTCCAGGTCCGCTACGGCAAGGCGAAGAAGGGCTCGCCGCCCAAGCGCCGCAGCGTTTTGACCGTCTGGCGGTGGACACCCGACACCGTCGACGAGTGGATCAGCGAGGTTCGGCCCGGCATGCGGCATGCCACCGGCCCCGCTCTCTGGCCCTCCGAACGGGGGCCGCGGGTCGGGCTCCAGCGCCTGGACTCCCGCTTCGCCGCCTACCGTGACGCCCTCGGCCTCGACCCAGCCCTGGAGTTCCACTCCCTGCGCAGGTCCTACATCACCCACCTGATCGAAGCCGGCTTCGACCCGCTGTTCGTCCAGCACCAGGTAGGCCACGACCACGCGTCCACCACCGCGATCTACACCTGTGTGTCCTCCGACTTCCGCACGCGCACCCTGCGCCGCGTCCTGGACGCGACCGTCGAGGCCGCTCTGCGGCCGGAGAGGATCTCCTGA
- a CDS encoding helix-turn-helix domain-containing protein yields MPRQISYRWRLRELMAARGMFTVTELMPHLSERGITLSSSQVHRLVSGTPERLSLPVLAALCDILGCTPTDLIATSAENLTARRAVGQDAPIDLAARRPKRVRLTED; encoded by the coding sequence ATGCCACGCCAGATCAGCTACCGGTGGCGCCTGCGCGAGCTGATGGCCGCGCGCGGCATGTTCACCGTCACCGAGCTGATGCCCCACCTGTCCGAGCGCGGCATCACCCTCTCCTCCTCACAGGTCCACCGCCTGGTCTCCGGCACCCCCGAACGGCTGTCGCTGCCGGTGCTGGCCGCGCTGTGCGACATCCTCGGCTGCACGCCCACCGACCTGATCGCCACCTCGGCCGAGAACCTGACAGCCCGGCGGGCGGTCGGTCAGGACGCGCCGATCGACCTGGCGGCCCGCCGACCCAAGCGGGTCAGGCTGACGGAGGACTGA
- a CDS encoding recombinase family protein, producing MQRPQDDDTADLLAPVPAARTGDLVGYARVSTKGQLLDRQIHVLTEAGCIRIFSDKKSGKNAEREKLWKALDFLRDGDTLVVPSLDRLGRSLQDLIAIVSGLRKRGVGFTSLHEALDTTTPGGRLVFHVFAALAEFIRELIVQGTNEGLDAARARGARLGRPPAMTEEQVRHARDLLARPENKVTSIAKLLGVSRNTIYNYVPELKGGRQALAEATTTAELALGTDRTGE from the coding sequence GTGCAGCGACCCCAGGACGACGACACCGCAGATCTCCTCGCCCCCGTTCCGGCCGCACGGACCGGCGACCTCGTGGGATACGCCCGTGTGTCCACCAAGGGACAGTTGCTCGACCGGCAGATCCACGTGCTCACGGAAGCGGGGTGCATCCGGATCTTTTCCGACAAGAAGTCCGGCAAGAACGCAGAACGCGAGAAACTGTGGAAGGCCCTCGACTTCCTGCGTGACGGCGACACGCTTGTCGTTCCGTCGCTGGACCGGCTGGGCCGCTCCCTCCAGGACCTCATCGCGATCGTGTCCGGTCTGCGTAAGCGTGGTGTTGGCTTCACCTCGCTGCACGAGGCGCTCGACACGACCACGCCCGGAGGGCGCCTGGTCTTCCATGTGTTCGCGGCCCTCGCCGAGTTCATCCGCGAACTCATCGTGCAAGGCACCAATGAGGGCTTGGACGCCGCCCGCGCCCGTGGTGCACGGCTCGGCCGCCCGCCGGCGATGACCGAGGAACAGGTACGTCACGCCCGCGATCTGCTCGCCCGTCCGGAGAACAAGGTCACCTCGATCGCAAAGCTCCTCGGTGTCTCCCGCAACACCATCTACAACTACGTACCCGAACTGAAGGGCGGCCGCCAGGCGCTCGCCGAGGCGACCACCACGGCCGAGCTGGCCCTTGGGACTGATCGGACCGGCGAGTAG
- a CDS encoding serine/threonine-protein kinase: MGAFETLEPEDPQQVGRYKIVARLGSGGMGRVYLARSPGGRPVAVKVVRPELATNDEFRRRFKREVAAAQRVNGAFTAGVVDADPDGFPAWLATVYVPGLSLGEAITAHGPWPPRSVLPLAAGLLEALEVIHAAGVIHRDLKPSNVLLAADGPRIIDFGISVAMEASLLTRPGMRIGTPGFMSPEQLTGQRVSPASDVFSLGAVLTYTATGVGPFGTGTPDALHYRTVHEQPNLDSLAPELRDVVAACLAKKPNQRPTVATLLHRLTSSGSKDGSRQTSSPTLLLTEPGWMPDQIAQLVQENPPLLPETHPAAPGGSRRGTPGLKRWSLTYGKWRWWGGCVIEPRPSVAGGLVYVGSHDSKLYALDADAPVERWSFTTGGSVYSSPVVAHGVVYVGSQDRKLYALDAGTGQQRWSFTTGSSVVSSPAVAHGVVYVGSHDSKLYALEADTGHQRWSFTTGVGMGSSPAVAHGVVYVGSQDRKLYALDAGTGQQRWSFTTGSSVLSSPAVAHGVVYVGSHDSKLYALDASTGHLRWFFTTGGSVYSSPVVAHGVVYVGSQDRKVYALDADTGHQCWSFTMGRRPRLSPTVADGIVYVSSDNTLYALQT, translated from the coding sequence GTGGGAGCGTTTGAGACGTTGGAGCCGGAGGACCCGCAGCAGGTGGGGCGCTACAAAATCGTGGCGCGGCTGGGCTCCGGCGGCATGGGCAGGGTGTACCTCGCACGCTCGCCCGGCGGGCGCCCGGTCGCTGTGAAAGTGGTGCGTCCGGAGCTGGCCACGAACGACGAGTTTCGGCGCCGTTTCAAACGCGAGGTAGCCGCAGCCCAACGGGTCAACGGGGCCTTCACTGCCGGTGTGGTCGACGCCGACCCGGACGGCTTCCCGGCCTGGTTGGCCACTGTCTATGTACCAGGTCTCTCCCTCGGTGAGGCGATCACCGCTCACGGTCCATGGCCTCCCCGTTCGGTGCTCCCCCTGGCCGCCGGACTGCTCGAGGCACTCGAGGTCATCCACGCAGCCGGGGTCATTCACCGCGACCTCAAGCCCTCCAATGTGCTGCTCGCCGCCGACGGACCGAGGATCATCGACTTCGGTATCTCAGTGGCCATGGAGGCCAGCTTGCTGACCCGGCCCGGAATGCGGATCGGCACCCCCGGCTTCATGTCTCCCGAACAGCTCACCGGCCAGCGGGTTAGCCCGGCCAGCGACGTCTTCTCCCTCGGCGCGGTACTGACCTACACGGCCACCGGAGTCGGCCCGTTCGGCACCGGCACCCCGGACGCGCTCCACTACCGCACCGTCCATGAACAGCCCAACCTGGATAGCCTCGCGCCCGAACTGCGCGATGTCGTCGCCGCCTGCCTGGCCAAAAAGCCCAACCAGCGCCCCACCGTCGCCACGCTGCTCCACCGGCTGACCAGCTCAGGCAGCAAGGACGGAAGCAGGCAGACCAGCAGCCCTACCCTCCTGCTCACCGAACCAGGCTGGATGCCCGACCAGATCGCCCAGCTCGTCCAAGAGAACCCTCCCCTCCTACCAGAGACGCACCCTGCGGCGCCTGGTGGTTCCCGCCGCGGCACGCCCGGTCTGAAGCGCTGGTCCCTCACCTACGGCAAGTGGCGGTGGTGGGGCGGCTGTGTGATTGAACCGAGGCCGTCGGTGGCCGGCGGCCTGGTCTACGTCGGCAGCCATGACAGCAAGCTGTATGCATTGGACGCGGACGCACCTGTAGAGCGCTGGTCCTTCACCACTGGCGGCAGTGTGTACTCGTCACCGGTGGTGGCCCATGGTGTGGTTTACGTTGGTAGCCAGGACCGCAAGCTGTATGCCCTAGACGCTGGCACTGGGCAGCAGCGCTGGTCCTTCACCACCGGCAGCAGTGTGGTCTCGTCACCGGCGGTGGCCCATGGTGTGGTCTACGTCGGTAGCCATGACAGCAAGCTGTATGCCCTAGAGGCGGACACTGGCCATCAACGCTGGTCCTTCACCACCGGCGTCGGCATGGGCTCGTCACCGGCGGTGGCCCATGGTGTGGTCTACGTCGGTAGCCAGGACCGCAAGCTGTATGCCCTAGACGCTGGCACTGGGCAGCAGCGCTGGTCCTTCACCACCGGCAGCAGTGTGCTCTCGTCACCGGCGGTGGCCCATGGTGTGGTCTACGTCGGTAGCCATGACAGCAAGCTGTACGCCTTAGACGCCAGCACTGGCCATCTACGCTGGTTCTTCACCACTGGCGGCAGTGTGTACTCGTCACCGGTGGTGGCCCATGGTGTGGTTTACGTCGGCAGCCAGGACCGCAAGGTGTATGCCCTAGACGCCGACACTGGGCATCAATGCTGGTCCTTCACCATGGGCCGCCGCCCGCGCTTGTCTCCGACCGTGGCCGACGGCATCGTTTACGTCTCCAGTGACAACACGCTGTATGCGCTGCAGACGTGA